One Legionella hackeliae DNA segment encodes these proteins:
- a CDS encoding type IV toxin-antitoxin system AbiEi family antitoxin — translation MNIDKLLSIIKDRSKLQCKFDEKRNQLTLQIEKNNKLIYKPELVGNIDNSNIGAIVKYMQHLNKKSILISNHINKTLADKLQKANIEYVDFSGNMYINSPPVFISIKGEMPQKKSLSNITRFTLSVASIKLIFTLLVIEKPLEHTYRELAKMSDVALGSVSKTLLILEKHGYIIEKNRGEKHLVNKDILLSKWCVGYAEKLRPKLIIDTFSTDNLEQLKETNPCEFNFLWGGEIAAAKLTHYLSPQIITLYADDALPLLQYKCRLKKESNGNIELIKKFWNFGTKNYKENHVPFILVYADLLSSLDERTQETAEMIYDKFIRKQVE, via the coding sequence ATGAATATAGATAAACTATTGTCGATCATAAAGGATAGATCAAAGCTTCAATGTAAATTTGATGAAAAACGAAATCAATTAACCCTCCAAATTGAAAAGAATAATAAGCTAATTTATAAGCCTGAACTGGTTGGCAATATCGATAATTCGAATATTGGTGCTATCGTTAAATATATGCAACATTTAAATAAAAAAAGCATTTTAATTAGCAACCACATAAATAAAACTCTAGCTGATAAATTGCAAAAAGCGAATATTGAGTACGTTGATTTTTCCGGCAATATGTATATAAACTCTCCCCCTGTATTCATCTCTATTAAAGGAGAAATGCCTCAGAAGAAAAGTCTATCGAATATCACTCGATTCACACTGAGTGTTGCCAGCATAAAACTTATTTTTACATTGCTGGTCATTGAAAAACCGCTAGAGCATACCTATCGTGAGCTTGCTAAAATGAGTGATGTGGCATTAGGAAGTGTTAGCAAAACACTTTTAATTTTAGAAAAGCATGGATATATAATAGAAAAAAATCGTGGTGAAAAGCATTTGGTTAATAAAGATATCTTATTAAGTAAATGGTGTGTTGGCTATGCTGAAAAATTACGACCAAAATTAATAATCGATACATTTTCAACAGATAATCTGGAACAGCTTAAAGAAACAAATCCCTGTGAATTTAACTTTCTTTGGGGAGGAGAAATAGCTGCTGCCAAGTTAACTCATTATCTAAGCCCCCAAATAATTACACTTTATGCAGATGATGCATTACCACTATTACAATATAAATGCAGATTAAAAAAAGAAAGCAATGGGAACATAGAGTTAATAAAAAAATTCTGGAATTTTGGTACCAAAAATTATAAAGAAAACCATGTGCCATTCATTTTGGTTTATGCCGATTTATTAAGCTCACTCGATGAAAGAACTCAAGAAACAGCGGAAATGATATATGACAAGTTCATTAGAAAACAGGTGGAGTAA
- a CDS encoding nucleotidyl transferase AbiEii/AbiGii toxin family protein, producing the protein MTSSLENRWSNISANDIELFSLINKITLENDCSYFLIGAKARDILLAYFDRKVDLRKTLDTDIAVCCRNWEEFYKIKAALVNNGDFTVDEKFEPRIISRKYGWLDIVPFGEIKQQSSNLKWPPDYDIEFSLVGFEDTFKHAIEITIRDITIKVASPMGLVLLKLFAWVSRRTQKDASDFAYIIANYFDFGNENRLYEENQDLLNQNFDFTLSGCRLLGRDLKNLSIETSSRLKDFFDNDELKNGLVLSISRAQYNYQEASNMLQMIKQGFLD; encoded by the coding sequence ATGACAAGTTCATTAGAAAACAGGTGGAGTAATATCTCGGCTAACGATATTGAATTATTTTCATTGATTAACAAGATTACTCTTGAGAATGATTGTTCGTATTTTTTAATTGGAGCTAAAGCGAGGGATATACTCCTAGCCTATTTTGATAGAAAGGTAGACTTAAGAAAAACGCTGGATACGGATATTGCTGTATGCTGCAGAAATTGGGAAGAGTTCTATAAAATTAAAGCTGCATTAGTTAATAACGGTGACTTTACTGTCGATGAAAAATTTGAACCTCGTATCATATCTAGAAAATATGGCTGGCTGGACATTGTTCCATTTGGTGAGATAAAGCAACAAAGCTCAAATCTAAAATGGCCACCAGATTATGATATAGAATTTAGTCTGGTTGGGTTTGAAGATACATTTAAGCATGCAATCGAAATCACAATTAGGGATATTACTATAAAAGTTGCTTCTCCAATGGGGTTGGTTCTTCTGAAGCTTTTTGCATGGGTTAGCAGAAGAACTCAAAAAGATGCCAGTGATTTTGCTTATATTATTGCCAACTATTTTGACTTCGGCAATGAAAATAGGCTTTATGAAGAAAATCAGGATCTCCTCAATCAAAACTTTGATTTCACGCTGAGTGGATGTCGTCTTTTAGGTCGTGATTTAAAAAATTTGTCCATAGAAACAAGTAGTCGCCTGAAGGATTTTTTTGATAATGACGAATTAAAAAATGGACTAGTATTATCTATTTCCAGGGCTCAATATAATTACCAGGAGGCGAGCAATATGCTCCAAATGATTAAACAGGGCTTCTTAGACTGA
- a CDS encoding DNA-binding protein, protein MSYDFKKTSRLHLLNEFESASHSALFNQQTIAAVLSCSTQLLERNRWTGGGVPYLKIGRKVLYRKSDVFNFLQQQKIYY, encoded by the coding sequence ATTTCCTATGACTTTAAAAAAACATCCCGTTTACATCTATTAAACGAATTCGAATCAGCGTCACATTCTGCGCTTTTTAATCAACAAACGATTGCTGCGGTATTAAGCTGTTCCACCCAGTTACTTGAACGTAACCGCTGGACGGGTGGTGGTGTTCCCTATTTAAAAATTGGTCGCAAGGTGTTGTACCGAAAAAGCGATGTGTTCAATTTTCTCCAACAACAAAAAATTTATTACTGA
- a CDS encoding DUF927 domain-containing protein, producing MSQNYVIELPNTKQHPIPPRWICAPSYVVAKTRGEWGRLLEWQDDDGITHQWAMPLALLQGDASDVRRELARLGLSISPNRTARDLLAFYLQVFPVDTRTRCVDKLGWHGDVFVTASQCVGQSTEKIVFQNSNASEPAVSIKGRQFKMVFAVSVALATVLAKIIGEDSGGFHFRGASSSGKSTALSLAASV from the coding sequence ATGTCACAAAATTATGTTATTGAATTACCCAATACAAAGCAGCACCCAATACCTCCTCGGTGGATATGCGCACCATCGTATGTCGTTGCCAAAACCCGGGGTGAATGGGGTCGTTTGCTGGAATGGCAGGATGATGATGGGATAACTCATCAGTGGGCAATGCCCCTGGCTTTGTTGCAGGGTGATGCCTCTGATGTGAGGCGAGAGTTGGCAAGATTGGGATTGAGTATTTCTCCCAATAGAACTGCTCGCGATTTGTTAGCCTTCTATTTACAAGTCTTTCCAGTAGACACACGTACACGATGTGTTGATAAACTGGGTTGGCATGGCGATGTCTTTGTAACAGCATCCCAATGTGTAGGGCAATCAACAGAGAAGATTGTATTCCAGAATTCCAATGCCAGTGAACCAGCAGTTTCTATCAAGGGTAGGCAATTCAAGATGGTCTTTGCCGTATCTGTAGCTCTTGCAACTGTATTGGCAAAGATTATTGGCGAAGACTCTGGAGGTTTTCATTTCAGAGGCGCATCCTCATCAGGCAAAAGCACTGCATTGAGTCTAGCTGCCTCTGTTTGA
- a CDS encoding DUF927 domain-containing protein, producing the protein MVLEGLASLHNDGLLILDELSQMDPREAGEAAYLLANGQGKHVLLGQVK; encoded by the coding sequence ATGGTGCTTGAAGGCTTGGCATCATTACATAATGATGGATTGCTTATCCTTGATGAACTCAGTCAAATGGATCCCAGAGAAGCTGGGGAGGCGGCTTATTTGCTGGCTAATGGTCAGGGAAAACACGTGCTTCTCGGACAGGTAAAGTAA
- a CDS encoding pyridoxal phosphate-dependent aminotransferase, which produces MDIALAKRMQAVKPSPTLAVAAKAARMRAEGLDIISLGTGEPDFDTPQHIKNAAVAAIEAGFTKYTAVDGIPELKQAIINKFKRDNDLNYQANQILVSVGGKQSVYNLCQALIEEGDEVIIPAPYWVSYPDIVLLAGGTPIIIPTTPADRFKISAAQLEKAITPKTKLVILNSPSNPSGVAYSLEELTALTDVLMKHPHVFIATDDMYEHILWTQPFANVLNACPALYSRTIVLNGVSKAYSMTGWRIGYAAGPAPLIAAMTTVQSQSTSNPCSIAQKAAVAALNGGDETIKVMVAAFQSRHDYIVQRMYDIPGIEVIPADGTFYSFPNVQSIIEKRGFANDIEFADKLLQEVGLALVPGSAFGNEGCIRLSFATSMEILRDAMDRLQRFCS; this is translated from the coding sequence ATGGATATCGCACTGGCGAAACGCATGCAAGCTGTTAAACCTTCTCCAACCCTTGCAGTAGCTGCGAAAGCTGCAAGAATGCGGGCAGAGGGGCTTGATATTATTAGTTTAGGCACTGGTGAACCAGATTTCGATACTCCTCAACATATTAAAAATGCAGCCGTTGCTGCTATTGAAGCAGGCTTTACCAAATATACAGCTGTCGATGGTATTCCTGAATTAAAACAAGCAATCATTAATAAATTTAAACGAGATAATGACCTGAATTATCAGGCGAATCAAATTTTGGTCTCCGTCGGTGGTAAGCAAAGTGTTTATAACCTATGCCAAGCTTTAATTGAGGAAGGGGACGAAGTTATTATTCCGGCACCCTACTGGGTTTCCTATCCTGATATCGTTTTGTTGGCAGGGGGAACACCCATCATTATTCCAACCACGCCAGCAGATCGTTTTAAAATTTCAGCCGCACAACTTGAAAAAGCGATTACCCCAAAAACAAAATTAGTAATTTTAAATAGTCCTTCCAATCCTTCAGGAGTTGCCTATTCATTAGAAGAATTAACCGCATTAACCGATGTTTTAATGAAACATCCGCATGTGTTTATTGCAACTGATGATATGTATGAGCATATTCTTTGGACACAACCTTTCGCCAACGTACTTAATGCTTGTCCCGCATTATACTCTCGTACTATTGTTTTAAATGGGGTGTCTAAAGCTTACTCCATGACAGGTTGGCGCATTGGTTATGCTGCAGGTCCTGCACCACTTATTGCCGCAATGACAACAGTTCAGTCTCAATCTACCTCGAACCCTTGTTCTATCGCTCAAAAAGCGGCTGTTGCAGCCTTAAATGGTGGTGATGAAACTATCAAGGTAATGGTGGCAGCCTTTCAAAGTCGACATGATTATATTGTACAACGCATGTATGACATACCAGGCATTGAAGTGATTCCGGCCGATGGAACCTTTTATAGTTTCCCTAATGTTCAATCAATTATTGAAAAACGTGGCTTTGCAAATGACATTGAATTTGCCGATAAGTTACTTCAAGAAGTAGGGTTGGCTCTTGTTCCGGGCTCAGCGTTTGGTAACGAAGGATGCATTCGTCTCTCTTTTGCAACCAGCATGGAAATTTTGCGCGACGCAATGGATCGCCTGCAACGCTTTTGTAGTTAA
- the uvrB gene encoding excinuclease ABC subunit UvrB, translating into MKNVFKIYANYQPAGDQPTAIASLIEGVESGLARQILLGVTGSGKTFTIAHVIQAMKRPTLIMAPNKTLAAQLYGEFKTFFPDNAVEYFVSYYDYYQPEAYVPASDTFIEKDASINEHIEQMRLSATKALIERKDAIIVATVSAIYGLGDPDSYLRMLLHLSRGEQCDQRKILKRLAEMQYTRSQQSLDRGQFRVHGDVIDVFPADSEKEAIRIELFDDEVENIARFDPLTGEILQRLPRVTIFPKTHYVTPRERILQTIDWVKEELQERLAEFTAQNKLLEAQRLQQRTCFDIEMMLELGYCSGIENYSRYLSGRKVGEPPPTLFDYLPPEALLIIDESHVTVPQIGGMYRGDRARKETLVEYGFRLPSALDNRPLRFEEFEGRSPQTIYVSATPGPYEREHADNIAEQVVRPTGLVDPHVFVRPVKNQIDDLLSEIHLVVAQGERVLVTTLTKRMAEDLTDYLHEHGVKVRYLHADIDTVERMEIIRDLRLGEFDVLVGINLLREGLDMPEVALVAILDADKEGFLRSDRSLIQTIGRAARNVNGRAILYADYVTGSMQRALDETDRRRNKQIEFNKMHGITPKGIRKSVEDIMEGAYSTKRKAQVQERKALYLPLSPEELAKEIKVLEKQMHLHAKNMEFEQAAKVRDQLLMLKEQLKTA; encoded by the coding sequence ATGAAAAATGTATTCAAAATTTATGCAAATTACCAGCCTGCAGGTGATCAGCCAACAGCCATTGCTTCACTAATCGAGGGTGTAGAGTCCGGATTAGCACGCCAAATTCTTTTGGGCGTTACAGGTTCGGGAAAAACGTTCACCATTGCTCATGTTATTCAGGCAATGAAGAGGCCAACGCTTATTATGGCGCCCAATAAAACATTGGCAGCGCAGCTTTATGGCGAGTTCAAAACCTTTTTTCCTGATAATGCCGTGGAATATTTCGTCTCTTACTATGATTATTACCAGCCCGAAGCCTATGTTCCAGCCTCAGACACGTTCATTGAAAAAGACGCGTCCATTAACGAGCACATTGAGCAAATGCGTCTTTCAGCCACGAAGGCATTAATTGAGCGCAAAGATGCCATTATTGTTGCAACCGTTTCAGCGATTTATGGACTGGGTGATCCCGATTCCTATTTGCGTATGTTATTACATCTTTCCCGCGGAGAACAATGCGATCAGAGGAAAATTTTAAAACGACTTGCAGAAATGCAGTACACTCGCAGTCAGCAATCTTTGGATAGAGGTCAGTTTCGGGTCCATGGTGATGTTATTGATGTTTTTCCCGCGGATTCTGAAAAAGAGGCCATTAGAATAGAACTTTTTGATGATGAAGTAGAAAATATCGCTCGATTTGATCCATTAACAGGTGAAATTTTACAGCGCTTACCTCGTGTCACTATTTTCCCAAAAACCCACTATGTAACGCCTCGTGAGCGGATTTTACAAACTATAGATTGGGTTAAAGAAGAGCTGCAAGAGCGTTTGGCTGAATTTACTGCGCAAAATAAATTACTGGAAGCGCAACGTCTGCAACAACGGACTTGTTTTGATATTGAAATGATGTTGGAGCTTGGTTACTGCTCGGGAATTGAAAATTATTCTCGGTATTTATCGGGGCGTAAAGTGGGTGAACCACCACCCACGTTATTTGATTATTTACCCCCTGAAGCATTGCTCATTATCGATGAGTCCCATGTCACTGTACCGCAAATTGGAGGTATGTACCGCGGAGACAGGGCACGAAAAGAAACTTTGGTTGAGTATGGTTTCCGTCTTCCTTCCGCATTGGACAATCGCCCTTTGCGTTTTGAAGAATTTGAAGGGCGCTCACCACAAACAATCTATGTATCAGCAACTCCTGGTCCCTATGAGCGCGAGCATGCTGATAATATTGCTGAACAGGTAGTGCGGCCAACAGGATTGGTTGATCCTCATGTCTTTGTAAGGCCAGTTAAAAACCAAATTGATGATTTGTTATCGGAAATTCATCTGGTGGTTGCTCAGGGGGAGCGTGTTTTGGTCACTACACTTACAAAGCGAATGGCGGAAGACTTAACTGATTATCTGCACGAACATGGGGTTAAAGTGCGTTATCTTCATGCGGACATCGATACGGTTGAGCGCATGGAAATTATCAGAGATTTACGATTAGGTGAATTTGATGTTCTGGTTGGCATTAACTTGTTGCGTGAAGGTTTAGACATGCCTGAAGTCGCTTTAGTGGCTATATTAGATGCCGATAAAGAAGGCTTCTTGCGCTCCGATCGTTCCCTTATCCAAACGATAGGTCGAGCTGCTCGTAATGTGAATGGTCGTGCCATTCTTTATGCTGACTATGTGACAGGTTCAATGCAAAGAGCGTTGGACGAAACTGATCGTCGCCGTAATAAGCAAATCGAATTTAACAAAATGCATGGCATCACACCCAAGGGTATACGGAAATCGGTGGAAGATATTATGGAAGGTGCTTATAGCACCAAGCGTAAAGCACAAGTTCAAGAACGCAAAGCCCTCTATTTGCCACTGTCGCCAGAAGAGCTTGCTAAAGAAATTAAAGTCCTGGAGAAACAGATG